One Streptomyces sp. P9-A2 DNA window includes the following coding sequences:
- a CDS encoding IS5 family transposase produces the protein MDMRKPYPSDLTDEQWALAEPVITAWKAQHPSVSGHQGKYAMREIVNAILYQNRTGCQWEFLPHDMPPPGAVKYYFYLWRDDGTDQTVHDLLRWHLREKKKRLADPSLIVMDTQSIHVSVGVPATTTGRDAAKRVPGRKRCLAVDTLGLVVEAVVLPASAHDNAAGTALLDGVAAQTDRVEKALVDQGFKKTVVDHGKRYGIDVEIVERNPADTGFVPQAKRWIIEQTNGILMFYRRLVRDYEHRPASSRSRVFWAMTSVMARRLTGSTLASRRTA, from the coding sequence ATGGACATGCGCAAGCCGTATCCGAGTGATCTCACCGACGAGCAGTGGGCGTTGGCCGAGCCGGTGATCACGGCATGGAAGGCCCAGCACCCCTCGGTCAGCGGTCACCAGGGCAAATACGCGATGCGGGAGATCGTGAACGCGATCCTGTACCAGAACCGCACCGGCTGCCAGTGGGAGTTCCTGCCCCACGACATGCCTCCGCCCGGCGCGGTGAAGTACTACTTCTACCTCTGGCGCGACGACGGCACCGACCAGACCGTGCACGACCTGCTGCGGTGGCATCTGCGGGAGAAGAAGAAGCGATTAGCCGACCCGAGCCTGATCGTCATGGACACCCAGAGCATCCACGTCTCCGTCGGGGTGCCGGCCACCACGACCGGCAGGGATGCCGCGAAACGGGTGCCGGGCAGGAAGAGATGCCTGGCCGTGGACACTTTGGGCCTGGTCGTCGAGGCCGTCGTGCTGCCGGCGTCCGCGCACGACAACGCCGCGGGCACCGCCTTGCTGGACGGCGTGGCCGCACAGACCGACAGGGTCGAAAAAGCCCTGGTCGACCAGGGGTTCAAGAAGACCGTGGTCGATCACGGCAAGCGGTACGGCATCGACGTGGAGATAGTCGAGCGCAACCCGGCCGACACCGGCTTCGTCCCGCAGGCCAAGCGGTGGATCATCGAGCAGACCAACGGGATCTTGATGTTCTACCGCCGTCTCGTGCGCGACTACGAGCACCGGCCCGCCAGCTCCCGCTCCCGGGTGTTCTGGGCGATGACCTCCGTCATGGCCCGCCGCCTCACCGGATCCACCCTCGCCTCCCGGAGGACAGCGTGA
- a CDS encoding class I SAM-dependent DNA methyltransferase, giving the protein MEQRDIWDADAAQRYDTPGTGMFAPEILGPAVDRLARLAGGGAALEFAIGTGRVAVPLAERGVPVTGIELSSPMLERLRTKVDEATVPVVIGDMATTVAPGEYHLVYLVYNTIANLLTQADQVECFRNAARHLVPGGRFVIELWVPELRRLPPGQAATVMRSEPGYILLDTYDVLHQQVVSHHFRFDGTRTARLDRTPHRYIWPAELDLMAQLAGFDLETRHADWTGAPFTAESRSHVSVYRMRPVPVYPAEPPTAPGR; this is encoded by the coding sequence ATGGAGCAGCGGGACATCTGGGACGCCGACGCCGCACAACGCTACGACACGCCCGGGACCGGCATGTTCGCGCCCGAGATCCTGGGACCGGCCGTGGACCGGCTCGCCCGGCTCGCCGGGGGCGGAGCGGCGCTCGAGTTCGCCATCGGGACCGGCAGGGTGGCGGTGCCCCTCGCCGAGCGAGGTGTTCCCGTCACCGGCATCGAACTGTCGAGCCCGATGCTGGAGCGACTGCGCACCAAGGTGGACGAGGCGACGGTACCGGTGGTCATCGGTGACATGGCGACCACCGTCGCGCCGGGGGAGTACCACCTCGTCTACCTCGTCTACAACACGATCGCCAACCTGCTCACCCAGGCCGATCAGGTCGAGTGCTTCCGCAACGCGGCCCGGCACCTCGTCCCCGGCGGCCGGTTCGTGATCGAACTCTGGGTACCGGAGCTGCGCAGGCTCCCACCGGGCCAGGCGGCCACGGTCATGCGGTCCGAACCCGGCTACATCCTCCTGGACACCTACGACGTGCTGCACCAGCAGGTGGTGTCGCACCACTTCCGGTTCGACGGGACCCGGACGGCGCGGCTGGACCGCACCCCGCACCGCTACATCTGGCCGGCCGAACTCGACCTCATGGCTCAGCTGGCCGGCTTCGACCTGGAGACCAGGCACGCGGACTGGACCGGCGCCCCCTTCACGGCCGAGTCGCGCTCCCACGTCTCGGTCTACCGCATGCGGCCCGTGCCCGTGTACCCGGCCGAGCCCCCGACCGCGCCCGGGAGATAG
- a CDS encoding RidA family protein produces MAITLVNPEGLPQIDVYRQVAIASGSRTVFIAGQVAWDADGVTVGAGDLAAQVERCYLNVATALAAAGATFADAAKLTAYVVDWTPDKMAQFMEGVTRAAQQLGTVPAAPATLVGVQALDVPDHLVEIEAVAVLD; encoded by the coding sequence ATGGCCATCACCCTGGTCAACCCCGAAGGACTTCCCCAGATCGACGTCTACCGGCAGGTGGCGATCGCGTCCGGTTCCAGGACGGTCTTCATCGCCGGACAGGTCGCATGGGACGCCGACGGCGTCACGGTCGGCGCGGGCGACCTCGCCGCCCAGGTGGAGCGGTGCTACCTCAACGTCGCCACCGCCCTGGCCGCGGCGGGTGCCACCTTCGCCGACGCCGCGAAACTGACGGCCTACGTCGTCGACTGGACCCCCGACAAGATGGCGCAGTTCATGGAAGGCGTCACCCGCGCCGCTCAGCAGCTGGGGACCGTCCCGGCGGCTCCGGCCACGCTGGTGGGCGTACAGGCACTGGACGTCCCCGACCACCTGGTCGAGATCGAGGCCGTCGCGGTGCTCGACTGA
- a CDS encoding GlsB/YeaQ/YmgE family stress response membrane protein, giving the protein MGVIAWLVLGLLAGAVAKAILPGRDPGGLIGTTVIGVAGAFLGGWLSSQFLDRPVQREFFDAATWGSAIVGALVLLIAYRVLFGNSRN; this is encoded by the coding sequence ATGGGCGTCATCGCATGGCTGGTGCTGGGACTGCTCGCAGGGGCGGTGGCCAAGGCCATCCTGCCCGGGCGCGACCCGGGCGGGCTCATCGGTACGACGGTCATCGGCGTCGCGGGGGCCTTCCTGGGCGGCTGGCTGTCGTCGCAGTTCCTGGACCGGCCGGTGCAGCGGGAGTTCTTCGACGCCGCCACCTGGGGCTCGGCGATCGTGGGCGCGCTCGTCCTGCTCATCGCCTACCGCGTCCTCTTCGGCAACTCACGCAACTGA
- a CDS encoding helix-turn-helix transcriptional regulator, whose amino-acid sequence MPKTSARLLALLSLLQARRDWPGALLAERLNVSPRTVRRDVDRLRELGYPIVAVKGPDGGYRLGAGTDLPPLLFDDEQAVALAVALRIAATTGVGIEEAAVRALNTVRQVMPARLRHRVDTLQVTAVERPGARPGPQVDSGVLMTLSDAVHAREVLRFDYTPAFPPETVAQDPAGPPPRRTEPHHLVTRGGRWYLVAWDLDREDWRTFRADRITPRTPTGPRFTPRELPGGEVSRFVAARFRGSDGSGEWPCRGEVILDLPAAEVSRYARDGVVEELGPDRCRLTLGAWSWPGLAATVGLFDAGIEVVGPPELKAAFAHLGRRYTTAAATAAPATPAPHGGPTTPRNPMDNPPVFGER is encoded by the coding sequence ATGCCGAAGACATCAGCGCGACTGCTGGCACTGCTCTCCCTGCTCCAGGCGCGCCGGGACTGGCCGGGGGCGCTGCTGGCCGAGCGGCTGAACGTCAGCCCACGCACGGTGCGCCGTGACGTCGACCGGCTGCGCGAGCTCGGCTACCCCATCGTGGCCGTCAAGGGCCCCGACGGCGGCTACCGGCTCGGCGCCGGTACGGACCTCCCGCCGCTGCTGTTCGACGACGAGCAGGCCGTCGCCCTCGCGGTCGCGCTCCGGATCGCCGCCACCACCGGCGTCGGCATCGAGGAGGCCGCGGTACGCGCGTTGAACACCGTCCGCCAGGTGATGCCGGCCCGGCTGCGCCATCGCGTCGACACCCTCCAGGTCACCGCCGTCGAACGGCCGGGAGCCCGCCCTGGCCCTCAGGTCGACAGCGGTGTGCTCATGACGCTCAGCGACGCGGTCCACGCCCGTGAGGTACTGCGCTTCGACTACACCCCGGCCTTCCCGCCCGAAACCGTGGCACAGGACCCGGCGGGGCCCCCGCCCCGCCGGACGGAGCCGCACCACCTGGTCACCCGGGGCGGACGCTGGTACCTCGTCGCCTGGGACCTGGACCGCGAGGACTGGCGCACCTTCCGGGCGGACCGGATCACCCCACGCACCCCGACGGGCCCTCGCTTCACCCCACGCGAACTGCCCGGAGGCGAGGTGTCCCGCTTCGTCGCCGCCAGGTTCCGGGGCTCCGACGGCTCGGGGGAGTGGCCCTGCCGCGGTGAGGTGATCCTCGATCTGCCCGCCGCCGAGGTGTCCCGCTACGCCCGGGACGGAGTCGTCGAGGAACTCGGCCCGGACCGTTGCCGGCTCACCCTGGGCGCGTGGTCATGGCCGGGTCTCGCCGCCACCGTCGGCCTCTTCGACGCCGGCATCGAGGTCGTCGGCCCGCCCGAACTCAAGGCGGCCTTCGCCCACTTGGGCCGCCGATACACAACCGCCGCCGCGACTGCCGCCCCCGCGACCCCCGCACCGCACGGCGGACCCACCACCCCCCGAAATCCGATGGACAACCCTCCGGTATTCGGTGAACGTTGA
- a CDS encoding acyltransferase family protein yields MNETLPSRSPGETDGPSPRPNQEKTRTGTAPDDDRAGGETRSAKPRDALFDNAKYLAIVLVAVGHAWEPLRSESRTVTALYTLVYAFHMPAFIIISGYFSRSFDWSPGKIKRLITGVAVPYVVFEVAYTLFTRWSDSEPDRPISLLDPLYLTWFLAALFIWRLTTPIWRALRWPLPIALAIAALATLAPSIGKDLDLHRTLQFLPYFVLGLSLKKKHFERVRRREVRILAVPVFAGALIVAHWAVTRMNYAWFFHKSSAEDLAAPAWYGPVMTLAVFGCSTVLVAAFVALVPRRRTWFTALGAGTLYGYLLHGFFIQAAGHWNWSHNDWFHTPLGKIAVTVIAAVVVTALCTAPVRRIFRAAFEPRMDWAFRRQAQAPAQAQAPASVAASK; encoded by the coding sequence GTGAACGAAACGCTGCCTTCGCGCAGCCCCGGGGAGACGGACGGGCCGTCGCCGAGACCGAACCAGGAGAAGACCCGCACCGGTACCGCACCGGACGACGACAGGGCCGGTGGGGAGACCCGGTCGGCGAAGCCGCGGGACGCGCTCTTCGACAACGCCAAGTACCTGGCCATCGTGCTGGTGGCGGTCGGCCACGCGTGGGAACCACTGCGCAGCGAGAGCCGCACCGTCACGGCCCTCTACACACTGGTCTACGCCTTCCACATGCCGGCGTTCATCATCATCTCCGGCTACTTCTCGCGCAGCTTCGACTGGAGCCCGGGGAAGATCAAGCGCCTGATCACCGGCGTCGCCGTGCCGTACGTCGTCTTCGAGGTGGCGTACACCCTCTTCACCCGGTGGAGCGACAGTGAACCGGACCGCCCGATCAGCCTGCTGGACCCCCTGTACCTGACGTGGTTCCTGGCCGCTCTGTTCATCTGGCGGCTGACCACCCCGATCTGGCGGGCCCTGCGGTGGCCGTTGCCCATCGCGCTGGCCATCGCGGCACTGGCCACCCTCGCCCCGTCCATCGGCAAGGACCTCGACCTCCACCGCACCCTGCAGTTCCTGCCGTACTTCGTGCTCGGTCTCTCACTGAAGAAGAAGCACTTCGAGAGGGTGCGCCGTCGGGAGGTGCGCATCCTGGCCGTGCCGGTGTTCGCGGGCGCGCTGATCGTGGCCCACTGGGCCGTGACACGGATGAACTACGCCTGGTTCTTCCACAAGTCCAGTGCCGAGGATCTCGCGGCGCCCGCCTGGTACGGGCCGGTCATGACACTGGCGGTCTTCGGCTGTTCGACGGTCCTCGTCGCCGCCTTCGTGGCCCTCGTCCCGCGCCGCCGTACGTGGTTCACCGCGCTGGGCGCCGGCACGCTGTACGGGTACCTGCTGCACGGCTTCTTCATCCAGGCCGCCGGCCACTGGAACTGGTCCCACAACGACTGGTTCCACACCCCGCTCGGCAAGATCGCCGTCACCGTGATCGCGGCGGTGGTCGTGACCGCCCTGTGCACCGCACCGGTGCGGCGGATCTTCCGCGCCGCGTTCGAGCCGAGGATGGACTGGGCCTTCCGACGGCAGGCGCAGGCACCGGCGCAGGCACAGGCGCCTGCGTCGGTAGCGGCGTCGAAATAG
- a CDS encoding endonuclease/exonuclease/phosphatase family protein, protein MWAGRRDGGEERVGGGRWGARGGSAWTRGQAIAAAAALTAGLLVFHRAVPNSVGRAGSLLESFLPWLGLVVVVLFAAALLRRSATALLALLLPVTAWTYLFGGLFLPEPRAGARDLVVVQHNVSDENTDPAGTARTLADAGPDLIALEELVPAALPVYRRTLAPRYPYHEVRGTVGLWSRHPLTDARLLDIKPRGITEPWSRGLRAVVSGPHGDIAVYVAHLPSIRVGPGGLASAHRDESARLLGRALSAEELETVILLGDLNGTVDDRGLAPLTSRMNVAERGFALSFPARLPLTRIDQVMARSAAVRHIRTLSATGSDHLPVAARITLGRSARPERRA, encoded by the coding sequence ATGTGGGCGGGGCGGCGGGACGGCGGGGAGGAACGGGTGGGCGGCGGACGGTGGGGCGCGCGCGGTGGGTCGGCCTGGACCCGGGGGCAGGCGATCGCGGCGGCCGCTGCGCTGACGGCGGGGCTGCTGGTGTTCCACCGTGCGGTGCCCAACTCCGTGGGCCGGGCGGGCAGTCTGCTGGAGTCGTTCCTGCCCTGGCTGGGACTGGTGGTCGTCGTGCTGTTCGCGGCGGCGCTGCTGCGGCGTTCGGCGACCGCGCTGCTGGCCCTGCTGCTGCCGGTGACCGCCTGGACGTATCTCTTCGGCGGGCTGTTCCTGCCCGAACCGCGGGCCGGGGCGCGGGATCTGGTGGTGGTGCAGCACAACGTCAGTGACGAGAACACCGACCCGGCGGGTACCGCCCGCACCCTGGCCGACGCCGGCCCCGACCTCATCGCGCTGGAGGAGCTGGTGCCGGCGGCGCTGCCGGTCTACCGGCGGACACTCGCCCCGCGCTACCCGTACCACGAGGTCCGGGGTACCGTCGGTCTCTGGTCGAGGCATCCGCTCACCGATGCCCGGCTGCTGGACATCAAGCCCCGGGGGATCACGGAGCCGTGGAGCCGCGGGCTGCGGGCCGTGGTCAGCGGCCCGCACGGGGACATCGCGGTGTACGTCGCGCACCTGCCCTCGATCCGGGTCGGGCCGGGTGGCCTCGCCTCGGCCCACCGGGACGAGAGCGCCCGGCTGCTGGGGCGGGCCCTCTCCGCCGAGGAGCTGGAGACGGTGATCCTGCTGGGCGACCTCAACGGCACCGTCGACGACCGCGGCCTGGCCCCGCTGACCTCCCGGATGAACGTGGCGGAACGCGGCTTCGCCCTCAGTTTCCCCGCCAGGCTTCCCCTGACCCGCATCGACCAGGTGATGGCCCGCTCGGCCGCCGTCCGCCACATCCGCACCCTGTCCGCCACCGGCAGCGACCATCTGCCGGTCGCCGCGCGGATCACCCTCGGCCGAAGCGCCCGGCCGGAGCGGCGGGCCTGA
- a CDS encoding DinB family protein, whose amino-acid sequence MSTPRSATDEERADLLASLASARSALTTTTRGLSDEQAGERPTVGALCLGGLVKHVASIEEGWMRFVLEGPSAMRHDLPDGVTWADLAAGTAREIPQWAIDHRDAFRMLPGETLAGIVTRYERVAARSEEIIASVPDLSAAHPLPEAPWNEPGAVRSVRRVLTHLIAETSQHAGHADILRETLDGRTSS is encoded by the coding sequence ATGAGCACTCCCCGGTCCGCCACCGACGAGGAGCGGGCCGATCTGCTCGCCTCACTCGCGTCCGCCCGCTCCGCCCTGACCACCACGACGCGCGGGCTGAGCGACGAGCAGGCGGGTGAGCGGCCCACGGTCGGCGCGCTGTGCCTGGGCGGGCTGGTCAAACACGTCGCGTCCATCGAGGAGGGTTGGATGCGTTTCGTTCTCGAGGGACCCTCGGCGATGCGCCACGACCTGCCCGACGGTGTCACCTGGGCCGACCTCGCGGCCGGTACCGCCCGCGAGATCCCGCAGTGGGCGATCGACCACCGCGACGCCTTCCGGATGCTGCCCGGCGAAACCCTGGCCGGGATCGTCACGCGCTACGAGCGGGTCGCCGCCCGGAGTGAGGAGATCATCGCCTCCGTGCCCGATCTGTCGGCGGCGCACCCGCTGCCCGAGGCGCCGTGGAACGAGCCGGGAGCGGTACGCAGCGTGCGCCGGGTGCTGACGCACCTCATCGCGGAGACGTCCCAGCACGCCGGGCACGCGGACATCCTGCGCGAGACGCTGGACGGGCGGACGTCGAGTTGA
- a CDS encoding sporulation protein codes for MVFKRLLGSLGVGGPTVDTVLDPGAARPGAALTGQVHLKGGDADFDIEHITLELVARIEAEYEEGESEGVIAFERFTVGGGFRLGAGEPLSVPFTVVLPWETPVTELHGQGLGIVLGVRTELAVAGAKDKGDLDRLNVGPLPAQEAILEAFGGLGFAFRSADLEYGRIGGTGQQLPFYQEIELTPGARYAHRITEIEVTFLAGPGGMEVVLEADKRGGLLSSGHDAVNRFTVSHDGVEHQDWNAIVDEWLGRLVEHRASYGTHGDHGYTGHHGYDEHHHDGQRSGPGMGTVVAAGAAGLAVGVVGGMVAAEVVDEVGDFFEGEEEEAEDEG; via the coding sequence ATGGTGTTCAAACGACTGCTCGGCTCGCTCGGCGTGGGCGGCCCCACGGTCGACACGGTCCTCGACCCCGGTGCGGCCCGGCCCGGAGCCGCACTGACCGGACAGGTCCACCTCAAGGGCGGTGACGCCGACTTCGACATCGAGCACATCACGCTGGAGCTGGTGGCCCGAATCGAGGCCGAGTACGAGGAGGGGGAGAGCGAGGGCGTCATCGCCTTCGAACGGTTCACCGTGGGCGGCGGCTTCCGGCTCGGCGCCGGCGAACCGCTGAGCGTTCCGTTCACCGTGGTGCTGCCCTGGGAGACCCCCGTCACCGAGCTCCACGGTCAGGGTCTGGGCATCGTCCTGGGCGTGCGGACCGAGCTCGCCGTGGCGGGCGCCAAGGACAAGGGCGACCTGGACCGGCTGAACGTCGGGCCGCTGCCGGCGCAGGAAGCGATCCTCGAGGCGTTCGGCGGGCTCGGGTTCGCCTTCCGGTCCGCCGATCTCGAGTACGGCCGTATCGGCGGAACCGGCCAGCAGCTGCCCTTCTACCAGGAGATCGAGCTGACCCCGGGGGCGCGGTACGCCCACCGGATCACCGAGATCGAGGTGACGTTCCTCGCCGGTCCCGGCGGCATGGAGGTCGTGCTGGAGGCGGACAAGCGCGGCGGGCTCCTCTCCTCCGGCCACGACGCGGTGAACCGGTTCACGGTCTCCCACGACGGTGTCGAGCACCAGGACTGGAACGCGATCGTCGACGAGTGGCTGGGCCGGCTCGTGGAGCACCGGGCCTCGTACGGCACGCACGGCGATCACGGGTACACCGGTCATCACGGGTACGACGAGCACCACCATGACGGGCAGCGCTCCGGCCCCGGCATGGGGACGGTCGTCGCGGCGGGCGCGGCCGGACTGGCCGTGGGGGTCGTCGGCGGTATGGTCGCGGCCGAAGTCGTCGACGAGGTCGGGGACTTCTTCGAAGGCGAAGAGGAAGAGGCGGAGGACGAAGGCTGA
- a CDS encoding winged helix DNA-binding domain-containing protein yields the protein MTVLDVRALNRATLARQLLLDRADVPAFDAVAHLGGLQAQEPQEPFVGLWSRLRGFEASELSGLLTGRRVVRAHLMRRTVHLVTADDLLAWRSRHEAMLRQRVLGVYRRELTGVDLNELESAGRELMSDEEPRSMGVLARELAGRWPEPGPRALGEMLLAALIPVVQLPPRGLWRTKGGVRNALVTSWLGRDVDPLPADGSDPVGRALVRRYLTAYGPAATADLRAWSGLAGLPAAVAAMRGEMVSFRDERGRELLDLPGLPRPDAATPAPVRFLPAFDNAILGYHDRGRVIDDAHRGLSVTGARVVLVDGRAAAVWGFEDGAVVVTPLRRFSRADRAAVAEEGSALASFLSDRDSDRVRFDASCSPGSRHVSSSPSC from the coding sequence GTGACCGTGCTGGACGTCCGGGCGCTCAACCGTGCGACGCTCGCCCGGCAGTTGTTGCTCGACCGCGCCGATGTCCCGGCGTTCGACGCCGTGGCACACCTCGGGGGTCTGCAGGCGCAGGAACCGCAGGAACCGTTCGTCGGGCTCTGGTCGCGGCTGCGGGGGTTCGAGGCGTCGGAGCTGTCGGGTCTGCTGACGGGGCGGCGGGTGGTGCGGGCCCATCTGATGCGCCGGACGGTGCATCTCGTCACGGCCGACGACCTGCTGGCCTGGCGCTCCCGGCACGAGGCCATGCTGCGCCAGCGGGTCCTCGGCGTCTACCGCCGTGAGCTCACCGGGGTTGATCTCAATGAACTGGAGTCGGCAGGAAGGGAGTTGATGTCCGACGAGGAGCCGCGTTCGATGGGTGTCCTGGCGCGGGAGCTCGCCGGGCGCTGGCCGGAGCCTGGGCCGCGCGCGCTGGGAGAGATGCTGCTCGCCGCTCTGATCCCGGTGGTGCAGCTGCCTCCGCGCGGGCTGTGGCGGACGAAGGGCGGGGTGCGCAACGCCCTGGTCACCTCGTGGCTTGGCCGTGACGTCGACCCGCTCCCCGCGGACGGCTCGGACCCGGTGGGCCGGGCGCTGGTACGGCGTTATCTGACGGCGTACGGCCCCGCGGCCACGGCCGATCTGCGCGCATGGTCCGGCCTGGCCGGGCTGCCGGCCGCGGTCGCCGCGATGCGCGGGGAAATGGTGTCGTTCCGCGACGAGCGGGGCCGGGAGTTGCTGGACCTGCCCGGCCTGCCGCGCCCCGACGCCGCGACGCCGGCCCCGGTGCGGTTCCTGCCCGCGTTCGACAACGCGATCCTCGGTTACCACGACCGCGGGCGCGTCATCGACGACGCGCACCGCGGTCTGTCGGTCACCGGCGCCCGGGTGGTGCTGGTCGACGGGCGGGCAGCCGCGGTCTGGGGATTCGAGGACGGCGCCGTGGTGGTCACCCCACTGCGCCGCTTCTCCCGGGCCGACCGGGCCGCCGTGGCCGAGGAGGGCAGCGCTCTCGCGTCGTTCCTCTCCGACCGGGACAGTGACCGCGTACGGTTCGACGCGTCCTGCTCGCCCGGCTCGAGGCACGTGAGCTCCTCACCCAGCTGCTGA
- a CDS encoding TerD family protein: MGVSLSKGGNVSLSKEAPGLTAVVIGLGWDVRTTTGTDYDLDASALLLNTSGRVPSDQHFVFYNNLKSPDGSVEHTGDNLTGEGEGDDESVKVNLAGVPADVDKIVFPVSIHDAENRGQSFGQVRNAFIRVVNQANNQEIARYDLSEDASTETAMVFGELYRNGAEWKFRAVGQGYASGLAGIAADFGVGV; encoded by the coding sequence GTGGGAGTTTCCCTTTCCAAGGGCGGCAACGTCTCTCTCAGCAAGGAGGCCCCGGGCCTGACCGCGGTCGTGATCGGCCTCGGCTGGGACGTACGCACCACCACCGGCACCGACTACGACCTCGACGCCTCCGCCCTGCTGCTCAACACCTCCGGCAGGGTGCCGTCCGACCAGCACTTCGTCTTCTACAACAACCTGAAGAGCCCGGACGGTTCGGTGGAGCACACCGGGGACAACCTCACCGGTGAGGGCGAGGGCGACGACGAGTCCGTCAAGGTGAACCTCGCCGGTGTGCCCGCCGACGTCGACAAGATCGTCTTCCCGGTCTCGATCCATGACGCGGAGAACCGCGGCCAGAGCTTCGGCCAGGTCCGCAACGCCTTCATCCGGGTCGTCAACCAGGCGAACAACCAGGAGATCGCCCGCTACGACCTCTCCGAGGACGCCTCCACCGAGACCGCCATGGTCTTCGGCGAGCTCTACCGCAACGGCGCCGAGTGGAAGTTCCGCGCCGTCGGCCAGGGGTACGCCTCCGGGCTCGCCGGAATCGCCGCCGACTTCGGCGTCGGGGTCTGA